The following are from one region of the Elgaria multicarinata webbii isolate HBS135686 ecotype San Diego chromosome 13, rElgMul1.1.pri, whole genome shotgun sequence genome:
- the SFN gene encoding 14-3-3 protein sigma: MARNHQVQKAKLAEQAERYEDMADFMKAVVEDGAELSNEERNLLSVAYKNVVGCQRSAWRVVSSIEHKTEEGDDKTQLVSEYREKIEKELKGVCNVVLGLLDKHLIQKASDAESKVFYLKMKGDYFRYLAEVATGDDRKQIIDNARKAYQEAMDISKKEMQPTNPIRLGLALNFSVFHYEIANAPEEAIKLAKTTFDEAMGDLHTLSEDSYKDSTLIMQLLRDNLTLWTAECSGEEGGEAAEEPKN, from the coding sequence ATGGCCAGGAACCACCAAGTGCAGAAAGCCAAGCTGGCCGAACAGGCCGAGCGTTACGAGGACATGGCGGACTTCATGAAGGCCGTGGTGGAAGATGGAGCAGAGCTCTCAAACGAGGAACGCAACCTCCTCTCCGTCGCCTACAAGAATGTGGTCGGCTGTCAGAGGTCCGCCTGGAGGGTCGTCTCCAGCATCGAACACAAGACCGAGGAAGGAGACGACAAAACTCAGCTTGTCAGTGAATACCGGGAGAAGATTGAGAAGGAGCTGAAGGGTGTTTGCAACGTTGTCCTGGGTCTGCTGGATAAGCATCTCATCCAGAAAGCCAGTGATGCAGAGAGCAAGGTTTTCTACTTGAAGATGAAAGGCGACTATTTCCGCTACCTGGCCGAAGTTGCCACTGGCGATGACCGCAAGCAGATCATTGACAACGCCCGGAAAGCCTACCAAGAAGCAATGGACATCAGCAAGAAGGAGATGCAGCCCACAAACCCCATCCGCTTGGGCCTGGCCCTCAACTTCTCGGTCTTCCACTATGAGATCGCCAACGCCCCAGAAGAAGCCATCAAGCTGGCCAAGACCACCTTCGATGAAGCCATGGGGGACCTCCACACGCTCAGCGAAGACTCCTACAAAGACAGCACCCTCATCATGCAGCTTCTCAGAGACAACCTCACATTATGGACCGCAGAATGCTcaggagaagaagggggagaggCTGCCGAAGAGCCCAAGAACTGA